From a single Okeanomitos corallinicola TIOX110 genomic region:
- a CDS encoding response regulator, producing MTAKSILVIDDEADLGFLISTCLEEFSVWQVLTTDSAHQGLKLAQTEKPDAILLDVMMPEIDGITLFGYLQNNPNTQKIPVIFMTAKVQNSDLELYKSLGVKGVITKPFNPFTLVKRITEILQW from the coding sequence ATGACAGCAAAAAGTATTTTAGTCATAGATGATGAAGCTGATTTGGGATTCCTGATTTCTACTTGTCTAGAAGAATTCAGTGTTTGGCAAGTTTTAACTACTGACAGCGCTCATCAAGGTTTAAAGTTAGCTCAAACAGAAAAACCAGATGCAATACTTTTAGATGTGATGATGCCAGAAATAGATGGAATAACTTTATTTGGTTACTTGCAAAATAACCCTAATACCCAAAAAATACCAGTGATTTTTATGACTGCTAAAGTACAAAATTCAGATTTAGAATTATATAAAAGTTTAGGAGTTAAAGGAGTAATTACTAAACCATTTAATCCCTTTACTCTTGTGAAAAGAATTACAGAAATTCTGCAATGGTAA
- a CDS encoding DUF1824 family protein: MSTSNSTTLTVSEAKKILNKFNCLDIAPILKPLEKALTRQAIILLTKLSDYQILGICADTAEEGILAMKTFSHAFGYQAPDNLPQPEGPVYIKLNGKNGLCYLDSYAGHHRGVLVSCQSYKEGGVNEMYGHLPLDLFVG; encoded by the coding sequence ATGTCAACTTCCAACAGCACCACCCTTACCGTTTCCGAAGCTAAGAAAATCCTCAACAAATTCAACTGTTTAGACATAGCTCCAATCCTCAAGCCACTAGAAAAAGCCCTAACTCGTCAGGCTATAATTTTACTGACTAAACTCTCTGACTACCAAATTTTAGGTATTTGTGCAGATACAGCAGAAGAGGGAATTTTAGCCATGAAAACCTTTTCTCACGCTTTTGGTTATCAAGCCCCAGATAACTTACCACAGCCAGAGGGTCCAGTTTACATCAAACTAAACGGTAAAAATGGACTATGTTATTTAGATTCCTATGCCGGTCATCATCGTGGTGTATTGGTTTCTTGTCAATCCTACAAAGAAGGGGGAGTAAATGAAATGTATGGACATTTACCCTTAGACTTATTTGTGGGATAA
- the modA gene encoding molybdate ABC transporter substrate-binding protein, with product MRKNSSNPLFSIKRRQFFTLIATALTTMLVVIGLPTVTSVPVVGQSNTNLLISVAASMKDVMEEIKPLYQQSQGNIKINYNFGASGALQRQIEQGAPVDMFISAAKKQVDGLEAKNLLLPGSRVVIAKNRLVLIVPNNVSGISSFYNLPDTKVRKIAIGEPRSVPAGQYAQQVLQKLNLWDKLKSKLVYAKNVRQVLASVESGNADAGLVYATDAKISNKVKVVVAADEKYHSAIIYPLAIIKRSKNIDAAKNFTEFLSSEPAKAVFKKYGFILP from the coding sequence ATGCGAAAAAATTCCTCAAACCCTCTTTTTTCCATCAAAAGACGACAATTTTTCACATTAATTGCGACAGCATTAACCACAATGCTTGTAGTAATTGGCTTACCAACCGTGACTTCAGTCCCCGTAGTAGGGCAGTCAAATACCAACCTACTTATTTCTGTGGCTGCCAGTATGAAAGATGTGATGGAAGAAATTAAGCCTCTTTACCAACAAAGTCAAGGAAACATCAAAATAAATTACAACTTTGGTGCGTCTGGTGCTTTGCAAAGACAAATAGAACAAGGTGCGCCTGTAGATATGTTTATCTCTGCGGCTAAAAAGCAAGTAGATGGTTTGGAGGCAAAAAATCTTTTATTACCTGGTAGTCGTGTAGTTATTGCTAAAAACCGTCTAGTTTTAATTGTACCAAATAATGTTTCTGGTATTAGTAGTTTCTACAATCTCCCAGATACAAAAGTTAGAAAAATAGCCATCGGTGAACCTAGAAGCGTACCGGCTGGACAATATGCACAACAAGTATTGCAAAAATTAAACCTGTGGGACAAACTAAAATCAAAACTGGTTTACGCTAAAAATGTCCGTCAAGTTTTAGCATCTGTAGAAAGTGGAAATGCTGATGCTGGGTTAGTTTATGCCACTGATGCCAAAATCTCTAATAAAGTCAAAGTTGTTGTTGCAGCAGATGAAAAATATCACTCGGCTATTATCTATCCCTTAGCAATAATCAAACGTAGTAAAAATATTGATGCAGCTAAGAATTTTACCGAGTTCTTATCTAGTGAACCAGCCAAAGCTGTATTTAAAAAATATGGGTTTATTCTACCTTAG
- a CDS encoding ABC transporter ATP-binding protein, with protein MAIGIKSHKASRRHRHSGHPLQRLLNYGHKYQRQIWLAVGASVCNKVFDLAPPALIGIAVDVVVKQQDSIIAQLGIKNISGQFVVLSLLTVVTWILESFFEYRYKLLWRNLGQNIQHNLRLDAYKHLQELELAYFEERSTGGLMSILSDDVNQLERFLDVGANDIIQVITTILIVGSTFFILAPGVAWMAMLPMPFILGGSVAFQKFLAPRYADVREKVGLLNGRLSNNLSGITTIKSFTSEDYEASRVELESDAYRLSNAKAISLSAAYIPIIRTLILAAFTILLVSGGMQVIDGKLAVGAYSSLVFLVQLLLWPLTRLGDTFDLYQRAMASTNRVMNLLDTPVAIHTGNINLPIDMVRGEVEFNNVTFAYYERPPILKHLSLSIPAGNTIAIVGSTGSGKSTLVKLLLRFYEAQHGKIYLDGVDLQSLNLRDLRRCIGLVSQDVFLFHGTVAENIAYGTFEATNEDIITAAKVAEADDFIMGLPQGYETIVGERGQKLSGGQKQRIAIARAVLKNPPILILDEATSAVDNETEAAIQRSLERITVNRTTIAIAHRLSTIRNADCIYVMEHGELIESGTHEQLLEKNGVYSSLWRVQSGLK; from the coding sequence GTGGCTATAGGAATAAAATCTCACAAGGCATCAAGAAGGCATAGGCATTCTGGACATCCCCTGCAACGCCTGCTTAACTACGGACATAAATATCAGCGACAAATTTGGCTGGCTGTGGGTGCTTCGGTTTGCAATAAGGTTTTTGATTTAGCACCACCGGCATTAATTGGGATTGCTGTAGATGTTGTTGTCAAACAACAAGATTCTATCATTGCTCAGTTGGGTATTAAAAATATTTCTGGACAATTTGTTGTTTTATCTCTGCTTACGGTTGTTACTTGGATTTTAGAATCATTTTTTGAATATCGCTACAAGTTGTTATGGCGAAATTTGGGACAGAATATTCAGCATAATTTACGCCTGGATGCTTACAAACATCTGCAAGAGTTGGAATTAGCCTATTTTGAAGAACGTAGTACAGGCGGTTTAATGTCTATCCTGAGTGATGATGTCAACCAATTAGAGCGTTTTTTAGATGTGGGTGCAAATGATATTATTCAAGTTATTACCACGATTTTAATTGTCGGTAGCACATTTTTTATTTTAGCTCCTGGTGTGGCTTGGATGGCAATGTTACCCATGCCTTTTATTCTAGGTGGTTCGGTAGCTTTTCAAAAGTTTCTTGCGCCTCGCTATGCTGATGTCAGGGAAAAGGTAGGCTTACTAAATGGTAGATTGTCTAATAATCTGAGCGGAATTACTACTATTAAAAGTTTTACTTCCGAAGATTATGAAGCCTCAAGGGTGGAATTAGAAAGTGATGCTTATCGCTTGAGTAATGCCAAAGCAATTTCTCTTTCTGCTGCTTATATTCCCATTATTAGAACACTAATCTTAGCAGCCTTTACAATTCTCTTAGTATCTGGAGGAATGCAAGTAATTGATGGTAAATTAGCGGTAGGTGCTTATAGTTCTTTGGTATTTTTGGTACAATTATTATTGTGGCCTTTAACCAGATTAGGTGATACTTTTGACTTATATCAAAGGGCTATGGCTTCTACAAATCGGGTGATGAATTTGTTAGATACTCCAGTAGCTATTCACACAGGAAATATTAATTTACCCATTGATATGGTACGGGGGGAAGTTGAATTTAACAATGTGACTTTTGCCTATTATGAACGTCCACCAATACTTAAACATTTATCTTTATCAATTCCAGCGGGAAATACCATTGCTATTGTTGGTTCTACAGGTTCGGGTAAAAGCACTTTAGTTAAACTTTTACTGCGATTTTATGAAGCACAGCATGGTAAAATTTATCTAGATGGTGTGGATTTACAAAGTTTAAATTTAAGGGATTTACGCCGTTGTATTGGTTTGGTTAGTCAGGATGTGTTTTTGTTTCATGGTACAGTAGCCGAAAATATCGCCTACGGTACATTTGAAGCTACCAATGAAGATATTATCACGGCTGCAAAAGTGGCAGAAGCAGATGATTTTATTATGGGTTTGCCCCAAGGTTATGAGACAATTGTGGGAGAGAGGGGGCAAAAATTATCTGGGGGACAAAAACAACGCATAGCTATAGCTCGTGCAGTTCTCAAAAATCCACCGATTCTAATTTTGGATGAAGCGACATCCGCAGTAGATAATGAGACAGAAGCTGCTATTCAACGTTCTTTAGAAAGGATAACAGTAAATCGGACAACTATTGCGATCGCGCATCGTCTCTCTACCATCCGTAATGCTGATTGTATTTATGTGATGGAACATGGAGAATTAATAGAGTCAGGAACTCACGAACAACTACTAGAAAAAAATGGTGTTTACTCCAGCCTCTGGCGTGTACAATCTGGGTTAAAATAG
- a CDS encoding ABC-F family ATP-binding cassette domain-containing protein: MSIITLQSVKKDFGIKEILKDATFSIDTNDKVGLIGTNGSGKSTLLKMIAGLESIDSGQILTNSGAKIIYLPQQPDIVENLTVLEQIFADSGEHTTLVREYEELTDKLAHYPEDSVLMSRLSNVMQRMDSTGAWDLETNAKIILTQLGITDFDVKVGTLSGGYRKRIALATALLAEPDVLLMDEPTNHLDALSVEWLQSYLNRFRGALFLITHDRYFLDKVTNRIIEIDRGDIFSYSGNYSYYLEKKALAEESAVSSQQKHQGVLRRELEWLKRGPKARSTKQKARIQRIEAMRETEFKQTQGKVDISTVGRRIGKKVIELNNITKAYNNRTLINDFTYEFSPEDRIGIIGGNGAGKSTLMNIITGLIQPDSGTVEIGSTIHIAYFDQHSEELLSAVNEDQRVIDYIKEEGEFINIADGTKITASQMLERFLFPGSQQYAPINKLSGGEKRRLFLLRLLISAPNVLILDEPTNDLDVQTLAVLEDYLEDFSGSVIVVSHDRYFLDRTVDTIFALEEGGNLRQYPGNYSVYLDYKKAEEAAQQQEAATTQEKPKNNTEEKSNSSEVEPKKRRRLSNWETKEFEQLEGKIAQLEAEKAAVEKELLNVSPGNYTQVQKLYEQVEALKQAVDAATERWLELAEMDS; this comes from the coding sequence ATGAGTATTATTACACTACAATCAGTTAAAAAAGATTTTGGGATCAAAGAAATTTTAAAAGATGCCACATTTAGTATTGATACTAACGATAAAGTTGGTTTAATTGGTACTAATGGTTCTGGTAAATCTACCCTATTAAAAATGATAGCGGGACTAGAATCAATTGATAGCGGACAAATTTTAACTAACTCCGGTGCTAAGATTATCTATTTACCTCAACAACCAGATATCGTCGAAAATCTCACAGTTTTAGAACAGATATTTGCTGATAGTGGTGAACACACAACTTTAGTAAGAGAATATGAAGAACTCACTGATAAATTAGCTCATTATCCTGAAGATAGTGTGTTAATGTCCCGTTTATCTAATGTGATGCAGCGCATGGACTCAACCGGTGCATGGGACTTAGAAACTAATGCTAAAATCATTCTTACTCAATTAGGAATTACCGACTTTGATGTGAAAGTTGGCACTTTATCAGGAGGTTATCGAAAACGTATTGCACTAGCAACAGCTTTATTAGCTGAACCAGATGTATTACTAATGGATGAACCTACAAACCATCTGGATGCTTTATCTGTGGAATGGTTACAAAGTTACTTAAACCGCTTTCGCGGAGCATTATTTTTAATTACTCACGACCGTTATTTTTTGGATAAAGTAACTAATAGAATTATCGAAATTGATCGTGGTGATATTTTCAGTTATTCTGGCAATTATTCTTATTATTTAGAAAAGAAAGCTTTAGCAGAAGAATCTGCTGTGAGTAGTCAACAGAAACATCAAGGTGTATTACGTCGAGAATTAGAATGGTTAAAAAGAGGGCCAAAAGCCAGAAGCACCAAACAAAAAGCGAGAATCCAACGCATCGAAGCTATGAGAGAAACTGAGTTTAAACAAACTCAGGGTAAAGTTGATATTTCTACAGTTGGCCGGAGAATAGGTAAAAAAGTTATTGAACTGAATAATATTACCAAAGCCTATAACAACAGAACTTTAATTAATGACTTTACCTACGAATTTAGTCCTGAAGATAGAATAGGAATTATTGGTGGGAATGGTGCTGGTAAATCAACTTTAATGAATATTATCACCGGATTAATTCAACCAGATTCTGGGACTGTAGAAATTGGTAGCACTATTCACATTGCTTATTTTGATCAACATTCTGAAGAATTGCTATCAGCAGTTAATGAAGATCAGCGCGTGATTGACTACATTAAAGAAGAAGGGGAATTTATCAATATCGCTGATGGCACAAAGATTACCGCTTCCCAAATGTTAGAGAGATTTTTATTTCCTGGAAGTCAGCAATATGCACCTATTAATAAACTTTCTGGGGGAGAAAAACGGAGGTTATTTTTGTTGCGTTTGCTAATTAGTGCGCCGAATGTTTTGATTTTAGATGAACCTACAAATGATTTAGATGTACAAACACTAGCGGTTTTAGAAGATTATTTAGAAGATTTTTCTGGTTCTGTAATTGTAGTTTCCCATGATCGGTATTTTTTAGACCGAACTGTGGATACTATTTTTGCATTAGAAGAGGGTGGAAATTTAAGACAATATCCTGGCAATTATTCGGTTTATTTAGATTATAAAAAAGCAGAAGAAGCAGCACAACAACAGGAAGCAGCTACTACCCAAGAAAAACCCAAAAATAATACTGAGGAAAAATCCAATTCTTCAGAAGTAGAACCTAAAAAACGTCGTCGCTTATCTAATTGGGAAACAAAAGAATTTGAGCAGTTAGAAGGTAAAATTGCCCAGTTAGAAGCAGAAAAAGCAGCAGTGGAAAAAGAACTACTGAATGTTTCTCCAGGCAATTATACCCAAGTGCAAAAGTTATATGAACAGGTAGAAGCACTCAAGCAAGCTGTGGATGCAGCTACAGAACGCTGGTTAGAATTAGCGGAAATGGATTCTTAA
- a CDS encoding prohibitin family protein: MRNQQFASLQTSIIGIIAAILVILGLNSFVILNPGQAAVISILGKARDGVLTEGIHLKPPFISVIDVYDLTVQKFEVPAESSTKDLQNLTARFAINFRIDPIQVVEVRRKQGTLENIVSKIIAPQTQEAFKIAAAKRTVEEAITKRTELKEDFDQALGDRLDKYGIIVLDTSVVDLTFSPEFARAVEEKQIAEQRAQRAVYIAREAEQEAQADINRAKGKAEAQRLLAETLKAQGGELVLQKEAIEAWRTGGAQMPKVLVMGEGSQSSVPFIFNLGKMSN; encoded by the coding sequence TTGAGAAATCAACAATTTGCAAGTTTGCAAACTTCAATTATAGGGATAATAGCTGCTATCTTAGTAATTTTGGGCTTAAACTCCTTTGTAATTCTGAACCCTGGACAAGCAGCAGTAATAAGCATCTTAGGAAAGGCTAGAGATGGGGTTTTAACAGAAGGTATTCACCTCAAACCACCATTTATCTCAGTGATAGATGTGTATGATTTAACGGTTCAAAAATTTGAAGTTCCCGCCGAAAGTTCTACCAAAGATTTGCAAAATCTGACTGCTAGATTTGCTATTAACTTTCGGATTGACCCTATACAAGTAGTTGAAGTGAGGAGAAAACAAGGTACACTAGAAAATATTGTTTCTAAAATTATTGCACCCCAAACCCAGGAAGCATTTAAAATAGCAGCAGCAAAACGCACAGTTGAAGAAGCAATTACGAAAAGAACTGAATTAAAAGAAGATTTTGATCAGGCATTAGGCGATCGCTTGGATAAATATGGGATAATCGTACTAGATACGAGCGTAGTTGACCTCACATTTTCTCCAGAATTTGCGCGAGCAGTGGAAGAAAAACAAATTGCGGAACAGCGAGCGCAAAGAGCCGTCTACATAGCTAGAGAAGCCGAACAAGAAGCCCAAGCAGATATCAACCGCGCCAAAGGTAAAGCCGAAGCACAAAGACTCTTAGCAGAAACTCTCAAAGCTCAAGGAGGAGAATTGGTTTTACAAAAAGAAGCTATCGAAGCTTGGAGAACAGGTGGCGCGCAAATGCCAAAAGTGTTAGTTATGGGTGAAGGTTCTCAAAGTAGCGTACCTTTCATTTTCAACTTGGGGAAAATGTCCAACTAA
- a CDS encoding phosphate-starvation-inducible PsiE family protein, whose amino-acid sequence MPKRILVEVNSWFQRDRIVRNLEIFQDIIVISLCVGLFCVMLIRLGDMFISFLNPLDLRQVTSDILFILILVELFRLLVDYIQEHSISVGAAVEITIVSALREIILRGVLEIPNDQIFGISVFLLVLAAIFIASPWINKLLGQVKMSED is encoded by the coding sequence ATGCCAAAACGCATACTTGTAGAAGTAAATAGTTGGTTTCAACGTGATAGAATCGTCCGTAATTTAGAAATTTTTCAAGATATTATTGTTATTTCGCTTTGCGTGGGTTTATTTTGTGTAATGTTGATCAGATTAGGGGATATGTTCATCTCCTTTTTAAATCCCTTAGATTTAAGACAAGTAACATCTGATATTTTGTTTATCTTGATACTTGTAGAATTATTTAGGCTATTAGTAGATTACATCCAAGAACATAGTATATCCGTCGGTGCTGCCGTAGAAATTACCATTGTTTCTGCATTAAGAGAAATTATTTTACGAGGTGTATTAGAAATTCCTAATGACCAAATTTTTGGGATTTCTGTATTTTTATTAGTTTTGGCAGCAATCTTTATTGCTAGTCCTTGGATAAATAAGTTATTGGGACAAGTCAAAATGAGTGAAGATTAG
- a CDS encoding GAF domain-containing protein: MNQDNFLPLNTPVDVSNCDQEPIHIPGSIQPHGIMIVCQEPKLNIIQISQNTFEIVGIPPEDILGKTLKILFNNSQIQLIKKSLAEISENINPLELYIHTQKGRKTFDGIIHKSDELIVIELEPVSGKINDFLTFYKLVQPIICKMQRLVGLDEFCQNMVKEIRNLTGFDRVMVYKFDPQGAGEVIAEDKLESLDSFMGLHYPASDIPKQARKLYTLNVLRLIPDVNYQSVKLISIDNSVNNQPLDLSGSVLRSVSPIHIEYLKNMGVNASMSISLIREQKLWGLIACHHYLSPQYISYKLRTACELLGRVIPMEIAAKEENEYLAHKLILQKILSNLLNNLTEDDDWIEALIENRSQLLELVTAQGVVVCNAENIKMIGKTPILKEVKNILEYLNNYIFNQCASDYMYVTDCLPQIYPTAENFTNVASGLLAVMISQEHKQYILWFRSEVMQTVNWAGNPHKPVEINADGNIQLSPRKSFDLWQETVKLKSLPWDRCEIEVVQELRNIIVGLVFKKSEKISKIHQQLMLALQSAKMGVWDWDLLQNHIVWSIGHNQLFGLVELDSIDTYEGFKSLIDPRDRESVDLAINQALVEQHDYYQDFRVVWPDGSSHWLQGRGKFFLNDVGEAVRFLGTVVEISDVYDELRKRKLAEIQLQELNLDLENRVKQRTLELENSQAALQQQVKQQQLVMAIALRIRQSLHLHEILNTAVTEVREFIHADRVFIYRFEPDYSGYIVVESVSDDWNSALNVKIEDTCFMETREQKYKQTDFQAIADIYTADLTKCYRDLLAQFQIKAHLVVPIFRGETLWGLLVSNQCETPRNWQPWEIDFLQQLATQVGIAIQQSELYQQLEQELIERQQIETALRGSENLFRSLNEFAPVGIFKTSSQGKMLYNNSSCQQICGFTLEQSLGNSWINFIHPEDLEVFLPQWNAGVSTHHQLSTEIRFVHENKAIRICRLIAVPIFSDANEFLGYVGTIEDITDEQAMDKMKNEFISIVSHELRTPLTSIRSSLGLLTTSSIRNQPEKMQKILEIASSNTERLTRLLNDILDLERLETNKFILHKKSCDAMKLISNAVESMQTKAQEENICLQILPGSGQVWVDVDRILQTLINLISNAIKFSPPHTTIKLSVEEMPDSYLFKIQDQGRGIPKDKLESIFCKFQQIDATDSREKGGTGLGLAICRNIIQQHGGKIWAESVLGKSSTFYFSIPKLVSKISNRE; this comes from the coding sequence ATGAACCAAGATAATTTTTTACCCTTAAATACACCAGTAGATGTAAGTAATTGTGATCAAGAACCGATTCATATACCTGGTTCAATTCAACCTCATGGTATTATGATAGTTTGCCAAGAACCTAAATTAAATATTATTCAAATTAGTCAGAATACTTTTGAAATCGTGGGTATCCCTCCTGAAGATATATTAGGTAAAACTCTAAAAATATTGTTTAATAACTCGCAAATTCAGCTAATCAAAAAATCTTTAGCAGAAATTTCCGAAAATATTAATCCTTTAGAATTATATATTCATACCCAAAAAGGTAGAAAAACTTTTGATGGCATAATTCATAAATCAGATGAGCTAATAGTTATAGAATTAGAACCTGTTAGTGGTAAAATAAATGATTTTCTGACTTTTTATAAATTGGTACAACCTATTATTTGCAAGATGCAGAGATTAGTAGGTTTGGATGAATTTTGCCAAAATATGGTCAAAGAAATCCGTAATTTAACAGGCTTTGATCGAGTCATGGTTTATAAGTTTGATCCTCAAGGTGCAGGTGAGGTCATAGCAGAAGATAAGTTAGAAAGCTTAGATTCTTTTATGGGTTTACATTATCCAGCTTCGGACATACCTAAGCAAGCGAGAAAACTATATACTCTTAATGTTTTGCGTTTAATTCCTGATGTGAATTATCAATCTGTAAAACTAATATCTATTGACAATTCAGTTAATAATCAACCCTTGGATCTAAGTGGGAGTGTCTTAAGAAGTGTTTCACCTATACATATTGAATATTTGAAAAATATGGGTGTGAATGCTTCTATGTCAATTTCCTTAATTAGAGAGCAAAAATTATGGGGTCTAATTGCTTGTCATCATTATTTATCCCCTCAATATATTAGTTATAAATTACGTACAGCTTGCGAATTACTGGGTAGGGTAATTCCTATGGAAATAGCTGCTAAAGAAGAAAATGAGTATTTGGCACACAAATTAATTTTGCAGAAAATTTTATCTAATTTATTAAATAATTTGACTGAAGATGATGATTGGATAGAAGCTTTAATTGAAAACAGAAGTCAACTTTTGGAATTAGTCACAGCCCAAGGAGTAGTAGTTTGTAACGCAGAAAATATCAAAATGATTGGTAAAACTCCTATCTTAAAGGAAGTAAAAAATATTCTGGAATATCTGAATAATTACATTTTTAATCAATGTGCAAGTGATTATATGTATGTAACAGATTGTTTGCCTCAAATTTACCCAACAGCAGAAAATTTTACAAATGTTGCTAGTGGTTTGTTGGCAGTCATGATTTCTCAGGAACATAAACAATATATTTTATGGTTTCGTTCTGAAGTAATGCAAACTGTAAATTGGGCGGGAAATCCTCATAAACCAGTGGAAATAAATGCTGATGGAAATATTCAGTTATCTCCCCGGAAATCCTTTGATTTGTGGCAAGAAACAGTAAAACTAAAATCTTTACCTTGGGACAGATGCGAAATTGAAGTGGTCCAAGAATTAAGAAATATAATTGTGGGTCTAGTTTTTAAAAAATCAGAGAAAATTTCTAAAATTCATCAGCAATTAATGCTGGCTTTGCAATCAGCAAAAATGGGAGTATGGGATTGGGATTTATTGCAAAATCATATTGTTTGGTCTATTGGTCATAATCAATTGTTTGGGTTAGTAGAACTAGATTCTATAGATACTTATGAGGGTTTTAAATCATTGATTGATCCACGAGATCGGGAATCTGTGGATTTAGCTATTAATCAGGCCTTAGTTGAACAGCATGATTATTATCAAGATTTTCGTGTGGTTTGGCCTGATGGTAGTAGCCATTGGCTACAAGGTAGAGGTAAATTTTTCTTAAACGATGTAGGTGAAGCTGTACGATTTTTAGGAACAGTAGTAGAAATTAGTGATGTTTACGACGAGCTTCGTAAACGCAAATTAGCCGAAATTCAACTGCAAGAACTGAATTTAGATTTAGAAAACAGAGTCAAACAAAGAACTTTAGAATTAGAAAACTCTCAAGCAGCATTACAACAGCAAGTTAAACAGCAGCAACTGGTAATGGCGATCGCATTACGCATTCGTCAAAGTTTGCATCTGCATGAAATCCTCAACACTGCTGTCACCGAAGTACGCGAATTTATCCACGCAGATCGAGTATTTATTTATCGCTTTGAGCCAGACTATAGTGGGTATATTGTGGTGGAATCTGTTAGTGATGATTGGAATTCTGCCTTAAATGTCAAAATTGAAGATACTTGCTTCATGGAAACTCGTGAACAAAAATACAAACAAACCGACTTTCAAGCAATAGCAGATATTTATACAGCAGACCTAACAAAATGTTACCGTGATTTACTAGCCCAATTTCAGATCAAAGCTCACTTAGTAGTTCCCATTTTTCGGGGAGAAACCCTATGGGGATTATTAGTTAGCAACCAATGTGAGACACCAAGAAACTGGCAACCTTGGGAAATTGATTTCCTCCAACAATTAGCAACACAAGTAGGCATTGCCATTCAACAATCGGAACTATATCAGCAATTAGAACAAGAACTAATAGAACGTCAGCAAATAGAAACAGCCTTACGAGGGAGCGAAAACTTATTTCGTTCTCTCAATGAATTTGCACCTGTAGGTATTTTTAAAACATCCTCTCAAGGAAAAATGCTCTATAACAATTCTAGCTGTCAACAAATTTGTGGTTTTACCCTGGAACAATCATTAGGAAATAGTTGGATAAATTTTATTCATCCTGAAGATTTAGAAGTATTTTTACCTCAGTGGAATGCTGGAGTATCAACACATCACCAACTCTCTACAGAAATACGTTTTGTCCATGAAAATAAAGCTATTCGTATTTGTCGGCTGATTGCCGTTCCCATTTTTTCTGATGCTAATGAATTCTTGGGATATGTCGGCACAATCGAAGATATTACAGATGAACAAGCAATGGATAAAATGAAAAATGAGTTCATATCTATAGTCAGTCATGAACTAAGAACTCCATTAACATCTATTCGTAGTTCTTTAGGATTACTAACTACTAGTAGCATTAGAAATCAACCAGAAAAAATGCAGAAAATATTAGAGATTGCGTCTAGTAATACAGAACGTTTAACCAGATTATTAAATGACATTCTTGATTTAGAACGACTAGAAACTAACAAATTTATCCTGCACAAAAAATCCTGCGATGCTATGAAACTGATCAGCAATGCAGTGGAATCCATGCAAACAAAAGCCCAAGAAGAAAATATTTGTTTACAGATATTACCCGGTTCTGGCCAAGTTTGGGTAGATGTAGATAGAATTTTGCAAACTCTCATCAACCTAATTAGTAATGCCATTAAATTTTCTCCTCCTCATACTACAATCAAACTAAGTGTTGAAGAAATGCCAGATAGCTATTTATTTAAAATTCAAGATCAAGGTAGAGGCATTCCTAAAGATAAGTTAGAAAGCATTTTTTGTAAGTTTCAACAAATAGATGCTACTGATTCACGGGAAAAAGGAGGAACAGGTTTAGGTTTAGCTATTTGTCGTAACATTATCCAACAGCATGGAGGTAAAATTTGGGCAGAAAGTGTTTTAGGGAAAAGTAGCACTTTTTATTTTTCTATCCCTAAGTTAGTCAGTAAAATTAGCAACCGAGAATAA